One window of the Rhipicephalus microplus isolate Deutch F79 chromosome 2, USDA_Rmic, whole genome shotgun sequence genome contains the following:
- the LOC142792512 gene encoding uncharacterized protein LOC142792512, which yields MPVHCCVPLCKQRGVTDSDGSKVSFHRFPKDAMIYKKWIVAIKRDEGPEFQVGKSTKVCSKHFRSSDFIPSVASGRSLLRDSAVPSVFAFSKEKKERKPPKPCASPQVRSQNSVLGPGVLGDELMHSPDEVKAAPKNNEIARLRDELCQIKEQLVAAKGIIGQLGFEKASLSCQLAAERERTAPFTVERFKDCNEDMLFHTGLPSYNHFKNLLVYLNPGDDGCNVLRSERTESSEPRSSRGRKRKLSTENELFLVLVRLRLGLFEDDLAHRFCIAQSTVSRICTSWINFLYAKLGLLPLWAPRKIVDTTMPPEFKEKYSSTRVILDATEIQCEVPSSLSLQSTTYSPYKSSNTFKGLIGVLPNGFVAFVSELFTGSSSDKECVIRSGFLDLKFDDEDAVMADNGFRIEDLLEKNGVKLNLPPFLKGGTFSPEEVKSTKEIAALRIHVERRIQRIKAFHIFDRPIPLTLAPLINQIWTVTAILSNFQSSLMQQSSGKPQQEP from the exons ATGCCAGTACACTGCTGTGTACCGCTGTGCAAGCAGCGCGGAGTCACAGACAGCGATGGGAGCAAG GTATCCTTCCACCGCTTTCCGAAAGATGCAATGATATACAAAAAGTGGATTGTTGCGATCAAGAGGGATGAAGGCCCGGAATTTCAAGTCGGCAAGTCAACGAAGGTCTGCTCGAAGCATTTTAGGTCATCGGACTTTATACCTAGCGTTGCGAGTGGCCGCAGCCTCCTTCGGGACTCGGCAGTTCCGTCAGTTTTTGCTTTTtccaaggaaaagaaagaacGGAAGCCCCCAAAGCCATGTGCTTCACCACAAGTAAGAAGCCAAAACTCGGTTCTAGGCCCAGGAGTGCTAGGCGATGAGCTTATGCATAGCCCAGATGAAGTGAAGGCAGCACCG aaaaacaacgaaatcgcgcGGCTCCGAGACGAGCTTTGCCAAATCAAGGAGCAGCTTGTTGCTGCAAAAGGAATCATCGGGCAACTGGGCTTCGAAAAGGCGTCCTTGAGTTgccaacttgctgctgaaagagaACGAACGGCTCCCTTCACAGTGGAACGGTTCAAGGACTGCAACGAAGACATGCTATTTCACACTGGGCTGCCAAGCTACAACCATTTCAAGAACCTTCTGGTCTACTTGAACCCCGGTGATGATGGGTGCAACGTTCTACGTTCAGAACGTACAGAAAGCAGTGAACCCAGATCATCGCGAGGGCGGAAGAGAAAACTAAGCACGGAAAATGAGCTGTTTTTGGTGCTAGTCCGACTGCGCCTCGGCCTGTTTGAAGATGATTTGGCTCACAGGTTCTGCATTGCCCAGTCAACTGTGTCCCGAATATGCACATCGTGGATTAACTTCCTGTATGCCAAACTAGGCCTGTTACCTCTGTGGGCTCCTAGAAAAATTGTAGATACTACAATGCCACCCGAGTTTAAGGAAAAGTATTCATCGACTCGAGTAATCCTGGACGCCACGGAAATACAGTGCGAGGTGCCATCATCCTTGTCCTTACAGTCTACAACGTACTCCCCATACAAGTCGAGCAACACATTCAAGGGACTCATCGGCGTCCTGCCTAATGGCTTTGTCGCCTTTGTGTCAGAGCTTTTCACAGGATCCAGCTCAGACAAAGAGTGTGTGATTAGGAGTGGTTTTTTAGACTTGAAGTTTGACGACGAAGATGCTGTTATGGCAGATAACGGCTTTCGCATCGAAGATCTCTTGGAAAAGAATGGAGTGAAATTGAACCTGCCGCCGTTCCTGAAGGGTGGCACATTCTCACCTGAGGAAGTGAAATCTACAAAGGAGATTGCTGCTTTGCGGATACACGTGGAGCGGCGGATACAGCGGATAAAGGCATTCCACATTTTTGATAGACCCATACCGTTAACCTTGGCTCCACTGATTAACCAAATTTGGACTGTGACGGCAATCCTGAGCAACTTCCAGTCTTCTCTCATGCAACAGTCAAGTGGCAAACCGCAACAAGAGCCTTAG